The following coding sequences lie in one Alloacidobacterium dinghuense genomic window:
- a CDS encoding glucoamylase family protein: MTDQTPIDVQQTAKEPQIPAERLRAIAQAASSGWQVTHLPKGPSGFEQRVQATRDALDMLATELEGVDAKQFADAEPLLEIRENPRLLRAVVLEAYSIRRKVERLPRIVLPNRGEETRAAALAAAYFDAANSIWSPEAFHAFLHAAQESDPLELQELWVVPTMLKFQLLEWILAQANARLHAPGSTGAEPAELLRTRIKTVRDVGYAAWASLIEELVAFEATLQKDPSGTYPRMDFESREQYRKRVAEIARHAEGSESQVATAALEMARQAAGEQFADERMRARRMHIGYYLVDKGAEDLSRRVGYRPRLIDRLRITIQRNADDFYIGSIEILTVLLIAVILLPLIPNYAIFGGLTIAFLLMLLPVTQFASDLVSNIVTSLFKARALPKLDFSDHIPAGYTTLVVVPTLLINEKQTQELVQELEVRFLANPDPNLHFALLTDLPDSITRPRENDTDPVVDLAVQLVNDLNRRYASPKNGTFFLLHRHRLFNARQGVWMGWERKRGKLLDLNKLLVGDFDAFPVKVGNLDVLKDVCYIITLDSDTQLPRGSANSMIGAMAHPLNRAIIDPEKRIVTEGYGILQPRVGVSVHSAAQSRLAAIYSGQTGFDIYTRAISDTYQDLYGEGIFTGKGIYEVATLHAVLDRRFPHNSLLSHDLIEGAYARAGLATDIEVIDDYPSHYSAYTRRKHRWVRGDWQIVQWLLARVPDESGRYVRNPISMISRWKIFDNLRRSLVEPLTMILLVAGWLGLPGGALYWTMATLVLMFLPTFVQLVFSTGRALASEQQGAMREAFAGFLQSAFITFLNLTFLPHQTMLAIDAITRSLVRRFITGQRLLEWETAAEAEDSTRRITPVDRYLAIIPLSAIILAVIILALDPKSLAVAAPVLLLWGFSGSITLWLNHAPREQRQHLSADEDAFLRQHAARIWRYFYQFGGESHNYLIPDNVEEDGLFEAARVSPTNLGLLLNARQAACEFGFLTVPEFTELTHASFATIARMDKLRGHLFNWYNTQTLEPMRPGSVSSVDSGNLAASLYTLRMGALFLLRDSLLSERHFAGLTTYWQLLKLHIPELAKRGAVALPDKKADFDTWIEWLLEHEDTLLSEIEETEGEGAWWADEVRKRVSALTTIVREFMPWLLPEFKPLRAVPQIGLREETMFPPLDTAAEFASQLDSRLSRAWATGEDDANVFLSEQLRSMLPRAKQQLAGLAKSLRVLSDEVYRFVDEMDFTFLLQKGRMLLSIGYDLEPMKLHPACYDLLASEARIAAFVAVAKGDVPQQVWFKMGRTHTMAFGRNLLISWTGTMFEYLMPAVWMRSYPDTLVSRTLAAAVQVQRAYAREHRIPWGISECGYAARTDDGHYHYQAFGIPQIAMKWDATAGPVVSPYSTFLALSVDSKEALRNLRRMSGHGWVGAFGFYEAIDYMQSTREPQPVREWMAHHQGMSLLAILNLLDEDKTKEWFHANAELQATELLLHEKPVSEAALRAEYKQFAPRRMKVPQLKKAS, translated from the coding sequence ATGACAGATCAAACCCCCATCGACGTTCAGCAAACGGCAAAAGAGCCGCAGATTCCTGCCGAGCGGCTGCGCGCAATCGCGCAGGCCGCTTCTTCAGGCTGGCAGGTAACGCATCTGCCGAAGGGGCCGAGCGGCTTTGAGCAGCGAGTGCAGGCCACGCGTGACGCGCTCGACATGCTTGCCACTGAGTTGGAAGGTGTCGATGCGAAGCAATTTGCGGACGCCGAGCCATTGCTGGAGATTCGTGAGAATCCGCGGCTGTTGCGTGCGGTTGTGCTGGAGGCGTATTCGATTCGCCGCAAGGTGGAACGCCTGCCGCGCATCGTGTTGCCGAATAGGGGCGAGGAGACGCGCGCGGCCGCGCTTGCAGCGGCCTACTTCGATGCTGCGAATTCGATCTGGTCGCCAGAAGCCTTTCATGCATTCCTTCATGCTGCGCAGGAATCGGACCCGCTGGAACTGCAGGAGCTGTGGGTGGTGCCCACGATGCTTAAATTCCAGTTGCTGGAGTGGATTCTGGCGCAGGCAAATGCGCGCTTGCATGCGCCGGGATCGACGGGCGCCGAGCCCGCCGAGTTGCTACGCACACGCATCAAGACGGTGCGCGATGTGGGATATGCTGCCTGGGCTTCGCTGATTGAAGAGCTGGTGGCGTTTGAGGCTACGTTGCAGAAGGATCCATCGGGCACCTATCCGCGCATGGATTTTGAGAGCCGCGAGCAGTATCGCAAGCGCGTTGCGGAGATTGCGCGCCACGCGGAGGGCTCGGAGTCACAAGTTGCAACAGCCGCTTTGGAGATGGCCCGACAGGCCGCTGGCGAGCAATTCGCCGACGAGCGGATGCGAGCACGCCGCATGCACATTGGCTATTACCTGGTGGATAAGGGGGCAGAGGACCTTAGCAGGCGTGTCGGGTATAGGCCTCGCCTGATCGATCGCCTGCGCATCACGATCCAACGCAACGCGGATGATTTCTACATCGGTTCGATTGAAATCCTCACCGTTTTGCTGATCGCGGTGATTCTTCTGCCGCTGATCCCCAACTACGCGATCTTCGGCGGTCTTACCATCGCGTTCCTTCTCATGCTGCTGCCGGTCACGCAATTTGCCTCAGACCTGGTGAGCAATATCGTCACCTCGCTCTTCAAGGCACGCGCGCTGCCCAAGCTCGATTTCAGCGACCACATTCCCGCTGGATACACGACCCTGGTGGTTGTGCCAACGCTGCTCATCAATGAGAAGCAGACGCAAGAGTTGGTGCAGGAGCTGGAGGTACGCTTTCTCGCCAACCCCGATCCGAATCTTCACTTTGCTTTGCTCACGGATCTGCCGGATTCGATCACGCGTCCGCGCGAGAACGATACGGACCCGGTTGTTGATCTTGCGGTTCAACTGGTCAACGATCTGAATCGGCGTTATGCGTCTCCGAAAAACGGGACGTTCTTCCTGCTGCATCGCCATCGTCTTTTTAATGCCCGCCAGGGCGTTTGGATGGGATGGGAGCGAAAGCGAGGAAAGCTGCTTGATTTGAATAAGCTGCTTGTCGGAGATTTCGATGCCTTCCCCGTCAAGGTCGGCAATCTTGATGTACTGAAGGACGTCTGCTACATCATTACTCTGGATTCAGATACGCAACTGCCCCGCGGCTCCGCCAATTCGATGATCGGCGCGATGGCTCATCCGCTGAATCGAGCGATTATCGATCCCGAAAAACGCATCGTTACCGAGGGCTATGGCATTTTGCAGCCGCGCGTCGGTGTAAGCGTGCATTCCGCAGCGCAATCGAGACTGGCTGCAATCTATTCCGGGCAAACCGGTTTCGATATCTACACGCGAGCGATTTCTGATACCTACCAGGACCTTTACGGCGAGGGCATTTTTACGGGTAAGGGAATTTATGAAGTGGCGACGCTGCATGCCGTGCTCGACCGTCGTTTTCCCCATAATTCCCTGCTGAGCCATGACCTGATTGAAGGAGCGTACGCGCGCGCCGGGCTGGCCACGGACATCGAGGTGATCGACGATTATCCATCACATTACTCGGCTTACACGCGCCGCAAACATCGCTGGGTGCGCGGTGACTGGCAGATTGTGCAGTGGCTCCTTGCGCGCGTTCCGGATGAGTCCGGCCGCTATGTGCGCAACCCCATCTCGATGATTTCGCGCTGGAAGATCTTCGATAACCTGCGCCGTTCGTTGGTAGAACCGCTGACGATGATCCTTCTCGTCGCCGGATGGTTGGGCCTTCCGGGCGGCGCACTTTACTGGACGATGGCTACGCTGGTGCTGATGTTTTTGCCGACGTTTGTGCAATTGGTTTTCAGCACAGGTCGCGCGCTTGCCAGCGAACAACAAGGCGCGATGCGGGAAGCCTTTGCCGGCTTTCTGCAATCTGCTTTTATCACCTTCCTGAACCTGACGTTTCTTCCCCACCAGACGATGCTGGCGATTGATGCGATTACTCGCTCGCTGGTGCGGCGATTTATCACCGGGCAGCGACTGCTGGAGTGGGAGACGGCGGCGGAGGCGGAAGACTCTACGCGGCGCATCACCCCGGTCGATCGCTACCTCGCCATCATTCCACTGTCGGCGATCATCCTCGCGGTCATTATCCTTGCGCTCGATCCCAAATCGCTTGCCGTGGCGGCGCCGGTGTTGCTACTCTGGGGATTTTCGGGGAGCATTACTCTCTGGCTTAACCATGCGCCACGCGAGCAGCGGCAGCATCTTTCGGCAGATGAAGACGCATTTCTACGACAGCATGCGGCTCGCATCTGGCGTTACTTTTATCAGTTCGGCGGCGAGTCTCACAATTACCTCATTCCCGATAATGTTGAGGAAGACGGATTATTCGAGGCGGCGCGCGTGTCTCCCACAAATCTGGGGCTTCTGTTGAACGCGCGGCAGGCCGCGTGCGAGTTCGGTTTCCTTACCGTTCCGGAATTTACCGAACTTACACATGCGAGCTTTGCCACGATCGCGCGCATGGACAAATTGCGCGGGCATCTCTTCAATTGGTACAACACGCAGACGCTCGAGCCAATGAGGCCGGGTTCGGTGTCATCGGTGGACAGCGGCAACCTGGCGGCTTCACTGTATACGCTGCGAATGGGCGCGCTGTTCTTGTTGCGCGATTCGCTTTTATCAGAGAGGCATTTCGCCGGGCTTACGACGTATTGGCAACTGTTGAAGTTACATATTCCGGAACTTGCCAAACGGGGTGCGGTCGCTCTACCTGATAAGAAGGCTGATTTCGACACGTGGATTGAATGGCTGCTGGAGCATGAAGACACTCTGCTGAGTGAAATTGAGGAGACGGAGGGCGAAGGCGCCTGGTGGGCTGATGAAGTCCGCAAGCGCGTGTCAGCTCTGACAACGATTGTGCGGGAGTTTATGCCGTGGCTGCTGCCGGAATTCAAGCCGCTCCGTGCGGTTCCGCAGATTGGCCTGCGCGAGGAGACGATGTTCCCGCCGCTTGATACGGCGGCGGAGTTTGCGAGTCAGCTCGATTCCCGGCTCTCGCGTGCCTGGGCTACCGGCGAGGATGATGCGAATGTCTTCCTGAGCGAACAGCTTCGCTCAATGCTGCCGCGCGCGAAGCAGCAACTTGCGGGTTTGGCAAAAAGCCTGCGTGTGCTTTCCGACGAGGTGTATCGCTTCGTCGACGAGATGGACTTTACGTTCCTGCTGCAAAAGGGACGCATGCTGCTCTCAATTGGCTACGATCTTGAACCGATGAAGCTGCACCCCGCCTGTTACGATCTTCTGGCTTCAGAAGCGCGTATTGCCGCGTTCGTAGCGGTTGCCAAGGGGGATGTTCCGCAACAGGTATGGTTCAAGATGGGGCGCACGCACACGATGGCCTTCGGGCGCAATCTGCTGATCTCGTGGACCGGCACGATGTTCGAGTATCTGATGCCGGCCGTGTGGATGCGGAGCTATCCCGACACGCTGGTTTCGCGCACACTGGCTGCGGCTGTTCAGGTGCAACGCGCTTATGCGCGCGAACACCGTATTCCGTGGGGCATTTCCGAGTGCGGATATGCGGCGAGGACCGACGATGGGCACTATCATTACCAGGCGTTCGGCATTCCGCAGATCGCGATGAAATGGGACGCGACGGCGGGGCCGGTGGTCTCGCCGTACTCGACGTTTCTCGCACTGAGTGTTGATTCCAAGGAAGCTCTGCGCAATCTGCGGCGGATGTCAGGGCATGGATGGGTTGGCGCGTTTGGATTCTATGAGGCGATCGACTACATGCAGTCGACACGCGAGCCGCAACCGGTGCGCGAGTGGATGGCGCATCATCAGGGCATGTCGTTGCTGGCGATTCTGAATCTGCTGGACGAAGACAAGACGAAGGAATGGTTCCACGCGAATGCCGAGTTGCAGGCTACGGAGTTGCTTCTCCACGAAAAGCCGGTGAGCGAAGCGGCGTTGCGTGCTGAATACAAGCAGTTCGCGCCGCGGCGAATGAAGGTCCCACAGCTGAAGAAAGCCAGCTAG